A part of Gadus morhua chromosome 17, gadMor3.0, whole genome shotgun sequence genomic DNA contains:
- the trmt10a gene encoding tRNA methyltransferase 10 homolog A, which yields MSDETSKAMSLEERTAEKGADVSASGEAPEPAGVLSKRQRKKLLKHQKWEEERELRKEKRKERKQQRRLDRPSDETGEGGATNSRKRLRRDASTSSLRLVVDCSFDELMMLKDIRKLHRQIQRCYAENRRAPHQVQFYLTSLGGQLQQNMDDHDQGWRNWKDITVKTEHYMEVVGKEELVYLTSDSPNVLEKLDPAKAYVIGGLVDHNHHKGLSFERAQELGIEHAQLPLSSFVKMNSRKVLAVNHVFEIILKYLEKGSWREAFFSVLPPRKGAVVLGEGGQAAQDSDSDASDHQAPDSTTDTTVPPGVNHVEASHASKEEETQTLTYSTGASKKHEKNI from the exons ATGTCCGATGAAACCTCAAAAGCCATGAGTTTGGAGGAGCGCACCGCTGAGAAGGGGGCTGATGTTTCAGCCAGTGGGGAGGCACCAGAGCCAGCCGGTGTCCTGTCCAAGAGACAACGCAAGAAACTCCTGAAGCATCAGAAatgggaagaagagagggaactCCGAAA GGAAAAACGAAAGGAGAGGAAACAACAGCGCCGGCTGGACAGACCGTCGGATGAGacgggagaggggggagcgacCAACAGCAGAAAGCGCCTGCGCCGGGACGCCTCGACCAGCTCGCTGCGTCTGGTGGTGGACTGCAGCTTCGATGAGCTCATGATGCTGAAG GACATACGAAAGCTCCACAGGCAGATTCAGCGGTGCTACGCAGAGAACAGACGAGCCCCTCACCAAGTACAG tTCTATCTCACAAGCCTCGGTGGGCAGCTGCAGCAGAACATGGACGACCACGACCAAGGCTGGAGGAACTGGAAG GACATCACCGTTAAGACGGAGCACTACATGGAGGTGGTGGGCAAAGAGGAGCTGGTCTACCTGACGTCGGACTCCCCCAACGTGCTGGAGAAACTGGACCCGGCCAAGGCCTACGTGATCGGAGGCCTGGTTGACCACAACCACCACAAG GGACTCTCGTTTGAGCGGGCCCAGGAGCTCGGCATCGAACACGCGCAGCTCCCGCTGAGCAGCTTCGTCAAGATGAACAGCCGTAAGGTCCTGGCGGTGAACCACG TTTTTGAGATCATCCTGAAGTATTTGGAGAAGGGCAGCTGGCGAGAAGCCTTCTTCAGCGTTCTGCCCCCGAGGAAAGGAGCGGTGGTCTTGGGGGAGGGAGGCCAGGCTGCCCAGGACAGCGACTCCGACGCGTCGGATCACCAAGCCCCGGACTCCACCACCGACACCACGGTTCCACCAGGGGTCAACCACGTAGAGGCCTCCCACGCTtccaaagaagaagaaaccCAGACATTAACTTATTCTACTGGGGCctcaaaaaaacatgaaaaaaacatctaG